The Algiphilus sp. genome contains a region encoding:
- a CDS encoding flagellar basal body P-ring protein FlgI, with translation MPTNRAFLLSLLLLGLLVVASAAHADRLKDLAAVEGVRANQLIGYGLVVGLDGTGDQTSQARFTVQSLRSLLTQLGVTIPPGVDPQLKNVAAVAVHAELPAFAKPGQTIDVTVSSLANAGSLRGGSLLMTPLKGPDGQIYAVAQGSLVVGGFGVSGRDGSRVSVNVPSAGRIPGGAIVERAVAGGMGGGDSITLNLHSADFTTASRIVESVNAVYGGGTAEALDAVSVRVRAPRDASARVRFMAELESMEVDPGTSAARVVVNSRTGTIVIGANVRVSPAAVAHGSLSVTISEAFGVSQPAPFGDGETVVVPDSRVQVEQEDSRMFLFDPGVTLSDLVRAVNEVGAAPGDLIAILEALKRVGALRAELVVI, from the coding sequence ATGCCCACCAATCGCGCCTTCCTGCTGTCCCTGCTGCTGCTCGGTCTGCTGGTCGTGGCCTCCGCCGCGCACGCGGACCGGCTCAAGGATCTCGCCGCCGTCGAGGGCGTGCGCGCCAATCAGCTGATCGGCTACGGCCTGGTTGTGGGCCTGGACGGCACCGGCGACCAGACCAGCCAGGCGCGCTTCACGGTGCAGTCGCTGCGCAGCCTGCTGACGCAGCTCGGCGTCACCATCCCGCCGGGCGTCGATCCGCAGCTCAAGAACGTCGCGGCGGTGGCGGTGCACGCCGAGCTGCCGGCCTTCGCCAAGCCGGGCCAGACCATCGACGTCACCGTCAGCTCGCTCGCCAATGCCGGCAGCCTGCGCGGCGGCTCGCTGCTGATGACACCGCTCAAGGGGCCCGACGGCCAGATCTATGCCGTCGCCCAGGGCAGCCTGGTGGTGGGCGGCTTCGGCGTCTCCGGCCGGGACGGGTCGCGGGTGTCGGTGAACGTGCCGTCGGCCGGGCGCATTCCCGGCGGCGCCATCGTCGAGCGCGCGGTTGCCGGCGGCATGGGCGGCGGCGACAGCATCACGCTGAATCTGCACAGCGCCGATTTCACCACTGCATCGCGCATCGTCGAGAGCGTCAACGCGGTCTACGGCGGCGGGACCGCCGAGGCCCTCGATGCGGTATCGGTGCGGGTGCGGGCGCCGCGCGATGCCAGCGCACGCGTCCGCTTCATGGCCGAGCTCGAGAGCATGGAGGTGGATCCCGGCACCTCGGCGGCGCGGGTGGTGGTCAACAGCCGCACCGGCACCATCGTCATCGGTGCCAACGTGCGCGTCTCGCCGGCCGCGGTCGCGCACGGCTCGCTGTCGGTGACCATCTCCGAGGCCTTCGGGGTGTCGCAGCCGGCGCCGTTCGGCGACGGCGAGACCGTGGTGGTGCCGGACAGCCGCGTGCAGGTCGAGCAGGAGGACAGCCGCATGTTCCTGTTCGATCCGGGCGTGACCCTGTCCGACCTGGTGCGCGCGGTCAACGAGGTCGGCGCCGCCCCGGGCGATCTCATCGCCATCCTGGAAGCGCTCAAGCGCGTCGGCGCGCTGCGCGCCGAGCTGGTGGTGATCTGA
- a CDS encoding flagellar basal body L-ring protein FlgH, whose amino-acid sequence MHRTGLLLLAALALGGCASTPSPIDTPPEPVVYPEQQPAANGSLFQPGAPMSLFADQRARRPGDVLTIVLAERTQARTSSSTETSKSSALELPNPTLFGRPVTKGGVPILETAAQSDNSFSGAGASEQTNELEGYISARVIDVTPNGLLRVRGEKRLRINRGDETIVLTGLVRPQDIAPDNTVPSLRVAEADIAYRGRGQLGQANQQGWLGRFFNSPLWPF is encoded by the coding sequence GTGCATCGCACCGGCCTTCTCCTGCTCGCGGCCCTCGCGCTCGGCGGCTGCGCATCGACACCGTCGCCGATCGATACGCCGCCCGAGCCGGTGGTCTATCCCGAGCAGCAGCCCGCGGCCAACGGCAGTCTCTTCCAGCCGGGCGCGCCGATGTCGCTGTTCGCCGACCAGCGCGCGCGCCGGCCCGGCGACGTGCTCACCATCGTGCTGGCCGAGCGCACCCAGGCGCGCACCTCGTCGTCGACCGAGACCAGCAAGAGCAGCGCGCTGGAGCTGCCCAATCCGACCCTGTTCGGGCGCCCGGTCACCAAGGGCGGCGTGCCCATCCTCGAGACGGCCGCGCAGAGCGACAACAGCTTCTCGGGTGCTGGCGCCAGCGAGCAGACCAACGAGCTCGAGGGCTACATCAGCGCCCGCGTCATCGACGTCACGCCCAACGGCCTGCTGCGCGTGCGTGGCGAGAAGCGCCTGCGCATCAACCGCGGCGACGAGACCATCGTGCTGACCGGTCTGGTGCGTCCGCAGGACATCGCCCCCGACAACACCGTGCCGTCGCTGCGCGTCGCCGAGGCCGACATCGCCTACCGCGGCCGCGGCCAGCTCGGCCAGGCCAATCAGCAGGGCTGGCTCGGACGCTTCTTCAATTCGCCGCTGTGGCCCTTCTAG
- the flgG gene encoding flagellar basal-body rod protein FlgG: MMKALWVAKTGLDAQNTRMSVVSNNLANANTTGFKQDRAVFEDLLYQTVRQPGGATTQQSDMPTGMMLGTGVRVAATEKNHAQGNMQQTGNALDVAVDGRGYFEIQLADGSIAYTRDGSFKLSAQGELVTAQGFLLQPPVNIPEGAQTVTIAADGTVSAKMADQAQPLEVGRLTLTDFVNPAGLQPRGGNLYAETAASGPPQQGTPGLDGLGSLVQGSLEASNVNIVEELVSMIETQRAYEMNSKAVSAADEMLRFVNQQL, from the coding sequence ATGATGAAGGCCCTGTGGGTCGCCAAGACCGGACTCGACGCGCAGAACACGCGCATGTCGGTGGTCTCGAACAACCTCGCCAATGCCAACACCACCGGCTTCAAGCAGGACCGGGCGGTGTTCGAGGATCTGCTCTACCAGACCGTGCGTCAGCCGGGCGGCGCCACCACCCAGCAGAGCGACATGCCCACGGGCATGATGCTCGGCACCGGCGTGCGCGTGGCCGCCACCGAGAAGAACCACGCCCAGGGCAACATGCAGCAGACCGGCAACGCGCTGGACGTTGCGGTCGACGGTCGCGGCTACTTCGAGATCCAGCTCGCCGATGGCAGTATCGCCTACACCCGCGACGGCAGCTTCAAGCTCTCGGCGCAGGGCGAGCTGGTCACCGCGCAGGGCTTCCTGCTGCAGCCGCCGGTGAACATCCCGGAGGGCGCGCAGACCGTCACCATCGCGGCGGACGGCACGGTCTCGGCCAAGATGGCCGATCAGGCCCAGCCGCTGGAAGTCGGCCGCCTGACGCTCACCGACTTCGTCAATCCGGCCGGCCTGCAGCCGCGCGGCGGCAACCTCTACGCCGAGACCGCCGCCAGCGGTCCGCCGCAGCAGGGCACCCCGGGGCTCGACGGGCTGGGCAGCCTGGTGCAGGGCTCGCTGGAGGCCTCCAACGTCAACATCGTCGAGGAACTGGTCTCCATGATCGAGACCCAGCGCGCCTACGAGATGAACTCCAAGGCGGTGAGCGCGGCCGACGAGATGCTGCGCTTCGTCAACCAGCAGCTGTGA
- the flgF gene encoding flagellar basal body rod protein FlgF, producing the protein MDRSLYIAANAATLALRGQAANSNNLANASTVGFRAEMLASEAMPLSETRQYSVLRPVGVSHADGPVQHTGDPLHVAMQGDHYLTVLGPDGQPAYTRAGDLRLNANGQLVTGSGHPVMGANGPIAVPPHEHVAIGADGTVSVVPQGAADGTMVQLDRLAVVTVAPEDLQRSENGLLGVRAGAEALPAAGNVLATGSVEGANVNAAESLVRMIELSRQFELNVNLMKTIDENAAAGSRLVRRG; encoded by the coding sequence ATGGACCGCTCGCTCTACATCGCCGCCAACGCCGCCACCCTGGCGCTGCGCGGGCAGGCCGCCAACAGCAACAACCTGGCCAATGCCAGCACGGTCGGCTTCCGCGCCGAGATGCTGGCGTCGGAGGCCATGCCGCTGTCGGAAACCCGACAGTACTCGGTGCTGCGTCCGGTCGGCGTCTCGCACGCCGACGGCCCGGTGCAGCACACCGGCGATCCGCTGCATGTGGCCATGCAGGGCGACCACTATCTCACCGTGCTCGGCCCGGACGGCCAGCCCGCCTACACGCGGGCCGGCGATCTGCGGCTCAACGCCAACGGCCAGCTGGTCACCGGCAGCGGGCATCCGGTCATGGGCGCCAACGGGCCGATCGCGGTGCCGCCGCACGAGCACGTCGCCATCGGCGCCGACGGCACCGTCAGCGTCGTGCCGCAGGGCGCGGCCGACGGGACGATGGTGCAGCTCGACCGCCTCGCGGTGGTGACGGTCGCGCCGGAGGACCTGCAGCGCAGCGAGAACGGACTGCTCGGCGTGCGCGCCGGCGCCGAGGCGCTGCCCGCGGCCGGCAACGTGCTCGCCACCGGCAGCGTCGAGGGCGCCAACGTCAACGCCGCCGAATCGCTGGTACGGATGATCGAGCTGTCGCGGCAGTTCGAGCTCAACGTCAACCTCATGAAGACCATCGACGAGAACGCCGCCGCGGGCTCGCGGCTGGTGCGTCGCGGCTAG
- the flgE gene encoding flagellar hook protein FlgE, giving the protein MSFSVALSGINAASENLSVTGHNVANANTTGFKSSRAEFADVFANAGQGLTERAVGNGVRLAGVRQQFGQGSIEFTNNALDLAISGQGFLTFADGQELTYSRAGALGTDRNGYVVNPQGSRLQVFPASGADGFDTGQLADLQVSTADNPPRATSAITAGLNLPASSEVPETTPFDPDDTSSFNHTTSVTAYDSLGQARTVALYFSRTANDGEWELRTRVEGQDVGGPQTLTFDSAGRITSPAGGEITLPPFAPGGGADDLELSLDLSDVTQFGGGFSVSALSQDGFATGRMTGLEITREGIVQARFTNGQATPLGQVALTNFANPEGLSKIGDTAWAESYNSGPALRGVAGAGDLGTIESGALEASNVDLTAELVNMITAQRTFQANAQMITTSDQVTQTILNIRR; this is encoded by the coding sequence ATGAGCTTTTCCGTCGCGCTGTCCGGCATCAACGCCGCTTCCGAGAACCTCAGCGTTACCGGCCACAACGTCGCCAACGCCAACACCACCGGCTTCAAGAGCTCGCGCGCCGAGTTCGCCGATGTCTTCGCCAACGCGGGGCAGGGACTGACCGAGCGCGCGGTGGGCAACGGCGTGCGCCTCGCCGGCGTGCGTCAGCAGTTCGGGCAGGGCTCGATCGAGTTCACCAACAACGCCCTCGACCTCGCCATCTCCGGGCAGGGCTTCCTGACCTTCGCCGATGGCCAGGAGCTGACCTACTCGCGCGCCGGCGCGCTGGGCACCGACCGCAACGGCTACGTGGTCAATCCGCAGGGGTCGCGGCTGCAGGTCTTCCCGGCCAGCGGCGCCGACGGCTTCGATACCGGTCAGCTGGCGGACCTGCAGGTGTCCACGGCCGACAATCCGCCGCGTGCCACCAGCGCGATCACCGCGGGTCTCAATCTGCCGGCCTCCTCCGAGGTGCCGGAGACGACGCCCTTCGATCCCGATGACACCAGCAGCTTCAATCACACCACCTCGGTGACCGCCTACGACTCGCTGGGGCAGGCGCGGACGGTGGCGCTGTACTTCTCGCGCACCGCCAACGACGGCGAGTGGGAGCTGCGCACCCGCGTCGAGGGACAGGACGTCGGCGGTCCGCAGACGCTGACCTTCGACAGCGCCGGCCGCATCACCAGCCCGGCCGGCGGCGAGATCACGCTGCCGCCCTTCGCCCCGGGCGGCGGTGCCGACGATCTGGAGCTCTCCCTCGACCTCTCCGATGTCACCCAGTTCGGCGGCGGCTTCTCGGTCAGCGCGCTGAGCCAGGACGGCTTCGCCACCGGCCGCATGACCGGCCTCGAGATCACCCGCGAGGGCATCGTGCAGGCGCGCTTCACCAACGGCCAGGCCACACCGCTCGGTCAGGTCGCGCTGACCAACTTCGCCAATCCCGAGGGGCTGTCCAAGATCGGCGACACCGCCTGGGCCGAGAGCTACAACTCCGGGCCGGCACTGCGCGGCGTTGCCGGTGCCGGCGACCTCGGCACCATCGAGTCCGGTGCGCTCGAAGCCTCCAATGTCGACCTCACCGCCGAGCTGGTGAACATGATCACCGCGCAGCGCACCTTCCAGGCCAACGCGCAGATGATCACGACCTCGGATCAGGTCACCCAGACCATCCTCAACATACGGCGCTGA
- a CDS encoding flagellar hook assembly protein FlgD, giving the protein MDIGSTTTNPFAALGLAQEQPARGTRELGQEDFLRLMLAQLQNQNPLEPQTNGEFLSQMAQFSTVDGVQQLNSGFGDLGERLAGEQTLSAAALLGRDVLIEADTRHSGDGFSGVAALDRPAQRVEIEITDAAGETVRRLSYDAVEAGEVAFAWDGRNAAGEMLPAGAYTVTARAVTGGGTSQIPTLISAPVSAVTRNGANVSLELDGMPPAALSDIRRIA; this is encoded by the coding sequence ATGGATATCGGCAGCACCACCACCAACCCCTTCGCCGCGCTCGGCCTCGCCCAGGAGCAGCCCGCGCGCGGCACGCGCGAGCTCGGCCAGGAGGACTTCCTGCGCCTCATGCTCGCGCAGCTGCAGAACCAGAACCCGCTCGAGCCGCAGACCAACGGCGAGTTCCTCAGCCAGATGGCGCAGTTCAGCACCGTCGACGGCGTGCAGCAGCTCAACAGCGGCTTCGGAGATCTCGGCGAGCGCCTGGCCGGCGAGCAGACCCTGTCCGCCGCCGCGCTGCTCGGCCGCGACGTGCTGATCGAGGCCGACACCCGCCATTCCGGCGACGGCTTCTCCGGCGTCGCCGCCCTGGACCGCCCCGCCCAGCGCGTCGAGATCGAGATCACCGACGCCGCCGGCGAGACCGTCCGTCGCCTGAGCTACGACGCGGTCGAGGCCGGCGAGGTTGCCTTCGCCTGGGACGGCCGCAACGCCGCGGGCGAGATGCTGCCGGCCGGTGCCTACACGGTGACGGCGCGCGCGGTCACCGGCGGCGGCACCAGCCAGATCCCCACCCTGATTTCCGCACCGGTGAGCGCCGTCACGCGCAACGGGGCGAACGTGTCCCTCGAGCTCGACGGCATGCCGCCGGCCGCGCTGTCCGATATCCGTCGCATCGCCTGA
- the flgC gene encoding flagellar basal body rod protein FlgC: MSSLRIFDIAASAMQAQNTRLNATASNLANVDSVASSADAAYRARVPMFRAVMDAAGVAGVATTEVADSRKPAEARYEPGHPMADEQGYIYAPAINTVEEMANMISASRSYQNAVDVMSTSRDLMLATLRLGRS, encoded by the coding sequence ATGAGCAGCCTGCGCATCTTCGATATCGCCGCCAGCGCCATGCAGGCGCAGAACACGCGGCTCAATGCCACCGCCAGCAATCTGGCCAATGTCGACAGTGTCGCGAGCTCGGCCGACGCCGCCTATCGGGCGCGCGTGCCGATGTTCCGCGCCGTCATGGACGCGGCCGGGGTTGCCGGCGTCGCGACCACCGAGGTGGCGGATTCCCGCAAGCCGGCCGAGGCGCGCTACGAGCCCGGTCATCCCATGGCCGACGAGCAGGGCTACATCTACGCCCCGGCCATCAACACGGTCGAGGAGATGGCCAACATGATCTCGGCGTCGCGCTCCTACCAGAACGCGGTGGACGTCATGTCGACCTCGCGCGACCTCATGCTGGCCACGCTGCGCCTCGGGAGGTCCTGA
- a CDS encoding flagellar basal body protein, producing MSHPLFGIHDTALQLQARRLELIAGNLANADTAGYRARDLDFRQALEAAAAGRSGSDAKTVYRTADAALDGSGVDAAAEQAAFADAALRYEAALRFIEGRASSMMTAITGQ from the coding sequence ATGTCCCATCCACTGTTCGGCATCCATGACACCGCGCTGCAGCTGCAGGCGCGGCGACTGGAGCTGATCGCGGGCAATCTCGCCAACGCCGACACCGCCGGCTACCGCGCCCGCGATCTCGACTTTCGTCAGGCACTCGAGGCCGCCGCCGCGGGCAGGTCCGGATCGGATGCGAAGACGGTCTACCGCACCGCCGATGCCGCCCTCGACGGCAGCGGTGTGGACGCCGCTGCCGAGCAGGCCGCCTTCGCCGACGCCGCGCTGCGCTACGAGGCCGCGCTGCGCTTCATCGAGGGTCGCGCGTCGTCGATGATGACCGCGATCACCGGCCAGTAG
- a CDS encoding chemotaxis protein codes for MDTGLLQSIDQQTRLAGYNRLALLLFSLGGNATFGINVFKVREVLPCPALQTVPRAHPLVRGIFDCRGTVMPVLDLAGALGLTHGEGAGYAVVTEFNRRLQAFAVQGVERILHVDVADVLPPDDPEGYLTAMTRYGQRTVQIVDVERILAEVSGGVRATVAAPAEAGSGWRALIADDSQVARRQVEDTLRGMGIECVSVPDGERALEWLRAQAELGALDDLALVVSDVEMPRLDGYALTSEIRHDPALRDLYVLLHTSLSGVSNRAMVERVGADCFITKFSRDELSRALRARLDALAGRRAA; via the coding sequence ATGGATACCGGACTATTGCAGTCGATCGATCAGCAGACCCGCCTGGCGGGCTACAACCGGCTCGCGCTGCTGCTGTTCTCGCTCGGCGGCAACGCCACCTTCGGCATCAATGTCTTCAAGGTGCGCGAAGTGCTGCCGTGCCCGGCGCTGCAGACCGTGCCGCGCGCGCATCCGCTGGTGCGCGGCATCTTCGACTGCCGCGGTACCGTCATGCCGGTGCTGGACCTCGCCGGTGCGCTCGGCCTGACGCACGGTGAGGGCGCCGGCTACGCGGTGGTCACCGAGTTCAACCGGCGCCTGCAGGCCTTCGCGGTGCAGGGGGTCGAGCGCATCCTGCACGTGGACGTCGCGGACGTGCTGCCGCCCGACGACCCGGAGGGCTATCTCACCGCCATGACCCGCTACGGGCAGCGCACCGTGCAGATCGTCGATGTCGAGCGCATCCTCGCCGAGGTCAGCGGCGGTGTCCGGGCCACGGTCGCCGCGCCCGCCGAAGCCGGCAGCGGTTGGCGCGCACTGATCGCGGACGATTCGCAGGTCGCGCGGCGCCAGGTCGAGGACACGCTGCGCGGCATGGGCATCGAATGCGTCAGCGTGCCCGATGGCGAACGCGCGCTGGAATGGTTGCGCGCGCAGGCCGAGCTGGGCGCCCTGGACGACCTGGCGCTGGTGGTATCGGATGTCGAGATGCCGCGGCTGGACGGCTACGCGCTGACATCCGAGATCCGCCACGACCCGGCGCTGCGCGACCTCTACGTGCTGCTGCACACCTCGCTGTCCGGGGTGAGCAACCGCGCAATGGTCGAGCGCGTGGGTGCGGACTGCTTCATCACCAAGTTCAGCCGCGACGAGCTGTCGCGCGCGCTGCGCGCCAGGCTGGACGCGCTCGCCGGCCGCCGCGCGGCCTGA
- the flgA gene encoding flagellar basal body P-ring formation chaperone FlgA, with translation MALATARTATLLAALLAALLLPPAAGAQWEATERLRTAAAQALGSESARVAVDPNTRVPRCSQQPSGHVRARSRSGASIEISCARPAWRLYVPARVAGRAEVAVLAQPVAAGATLRAGDIRLEARDTATLGYGWIDEPDDLVGRRIRRSLPAGHPLSPGDLEQPRLVATGDTVTIVSRTHGIEVRMRGRALSHGGRDEQISVRNMQSGRTVDAVVVATGTVEVGP, from the coding sequence ATGGCACTCGCCACCGCCCGCACCGCCACTCTGCTTGCCGCTCTGCTCGCCGCGCTGCTGCTGCCGCCCGCGGCCGGCGCCCAGTGGGAGGCGACCGAGCGCCTGCGCACGGCGGCCGCCCAGGCTCTGGGCAGCGAGAGCGCGCGGGTGGCGGTCGACCCCAACACGCGCGTGCCGCGCTGCAGCCAGCAGCCGAGCGGGCACGTCCGCGCGCGCAGCCGCAGCGGCGCCAGCATCGAGATCAGCTGCGCACGACCGGCATGGCGTCTCTACGTGCCGGCGCGCGTCGCCGGGCGCGCGGAAGTCGCCGTGCTGGCGCAACCGGTGGCGGCGGGCGCCACGCTGCGTGCCGGCGACATACGGCTGGAGGCGCGCGACACCGCGACGCTCGGCTACGGCTGGATCGACGAGCCCGACGACCTGGTGGGGCGCCGGATCCGGCGCAGCCTGCCCGCTGGTCACCCGCTCAGCCCCGGTGATCTGGAACAGCCGCGTCTGGTCGCGACCGGCGATACCGTGACCATCGTCAGCCGTACCCACGGCATCGAGGTGCGCATGCGGGGCCGCGCACTCTCGCATGGCGGCAGGGACGAGCAGATCAGCGTACGCAACATGCAATCCGGCCGCACCGTCGACGCCGTCGTCGTCGCGACCGGGACCGTGGAGGTAGGCCCGTGA
- the flgM gene encoding flagellar biosynthesis anti-sigma factor FlgM, with amino-acid sequence MPITPANPSSQDAAAMKIDPARTAGAARGVASGGEVRRPESASAPADPPADSPVLRSRADAGGPQPFDSARVATLREAVAEGRYQPDGGAIADALIALESDLGGVRR; translated from the coding sequence GTGCCGATAACGCCTGCGAACCCCTCCTCGCAGGATGCCGCTGCCATGAAGATCGACCCTGCCCGCACCGCGGGTGCCGCCCGGGGCGTCGCATCCGGAGGCGAAGTGCGCCGCCCGGAGAGCGCGAGCGCGCCCGCCGATCCGCCCGCCGACTCGCCGGTGCTGCGCTCGCGCGCCGACGCCGGCGGCCCCCAGCCCTTCGACAGCGCGCGCGTGGCGACGCTGCGCGAGGCGGTCGCCGAGGGCCGCTACCAGCCCGACGGCGGCGCCATCGCCGACGCCCTGATCGCGCTCGAATCCGATCTGGGCGGCGTGCGCCGGTGA
- a CDS encoding flagellar brake protein has product MDASLSTAPDIDIAGLVEDPAEAARLLVRLRRLRNLVTLRAATSQREFSSMLLSLDLQHRYLVLDAPRPRPPEGLFIGGTRVYARTQLDGAALVFTAHIDSIITRDSEGDAADGSLMLEWPGRVSYYQRRRDYRVSVPATLMHTPARLVVGGKAREARLVDLSTSGAAILLTGDTAGLHEEECVDCVLPLPERDLRAPLRVRNLTRTRDGVRIGGTLQIDGSSEFELLQRTVTTIERWWLQKHP; this is encoded by the coding sequence ATGGACGCATCGCTGTCGACCGCTCCTGACATCGATATCGCCGGCCTGGTCGAGGACCCGGCGGAAGCCGCACGGCTGCTCGTGCGGCTGCGGCGCCTGCGCAACCTGGTCACGCTGCGCGCCGCCACCAGCCAGCGCGAATTCAGCTCGATGCTGCTGTCGCTCGACCTCCAGCATCGCTACCTGGTGCTCGACGCACCGCGGCCGCGTCCGCCGGAGGGGCTGTTCATCGGCGGCACGCGCGTCTACGCGCGCACCCAGCTCGACGGCGCGGCCCTGGTGTTCACCGCCCACATCGACAGCATCATCACCCGCGACAGCGAGGGCGACGCCGCCGACGGCAGCCTGATGCTGGAATGGCCGGGCCGGGTCAGCTACTACCAGCGGCGGCGCGACTACCGCGTGAGCGTGCCGGCCACGCTGATGCATACCCCCGCACGGCTGGTGGTCGGCGGCAAGGCGCGCGAGGCGCGGCTCGTCGACCTGTCCACCTCGGGCGCGGCGATCCTGCTCACCGGGGATACCGCCGGTCTCCACGAGGAGGAATGCGTCGACTGCGTGCTGCCCCTGCCCGAGCGCGACCTGCGCGCACCGCTGCGCGTGCGCAACCTGACCCGGACCCGGGACGGCGTCCGCATCGGCGGCACGCTGCAGATCGACGGCAGCAGCGAGTTCGAGTTGCTCCAGCGCACGGTGACCACGATCGAGCGCTGGTGGCTGCAGAAGCATCCCTGA
- a CDS encoding S8 family peptidase — translation MRFRRSAFIAAGVLAASVAQTASAQLFGDGGLLPIGERLGTVRHADSPDAISGQYIVRLNPDAGPIATTVGNLLGLIGGTLIGELPIINGAVVRLDGLSARLLAGNPLVDYVEQDQRMSITQTASQTPATWGLDRSDERQRMLDNQYRYPADGGAGTHIYIIDTGIRSTHEAFAGRVGGGRNFVVDTLDLPLIGGLLGGLLGNLLGIEPDPANFEDCNGHGTHVGGTAAGTTYGIAKAATVYGVRVLGCSGSGPTSAIIAGIDWVAENASMPAVANMSLGGGASTALDDAVRNAVAAGVVMVVAAGNDDADACGGSPGRVDEAITVGSTTVNDDRSSFSNLGSCVDIFAPGSDITSAWHDGDAQTNTISGTSMASPHVAGAAALLLDEAGDPAGVFDAIVADATSGALSAIGAGSPNRLLYVRPE, via the coding sequence ATGCGTTTTCGAAGGTCAGCCTTCATCGCGGCGGGCGTGCTTGCCGCATCGGTCGCGCAGACCGCCTCGGCCCAGCTGTTCGGCGACGGCGGACTGCTTCCGATCGGGGAACGGCTCGGCACCGTGCGTCACGCCGACAGTCCCGATGCCATCAGCGGGCAGTACATCGTCAGGCTCAATCCGGACGCCGGTCCCATCGCTACCACGGTAGGAAACCTGCTGGGACTGATCGGCGGCACCCTCATCGGCGAGCTGCCCATCATCAACGGTGCCGTCGTGCGGCTGGACGGCCTGTCGGCACGTCTGCTCGCGGGCAATCCGCTGGTCGACTACGTCGAGCAGGACCAGCGCATGTCGATCACCCAGACGGCATCGCAGACGCCGGCCACGTGGGGGCTGGACCGCAGCGACGAGCGTCAGCGCATGCTCGACAATCAGTACCGCTACCCGGCCGACGGCGGCGCCGGCACCCATATCTACATCATCGACACCGGCATCCGCAGCACGCACGAGGCGTTTGCCGGCAGGGTCGGCGGCGGGCGCAACTTCGTCGTCGACACGCTCGACCTGCCGCTGATCGGCGGCCTGCTGGGCGGTCTTCTCGGCAACCTGCTGGGCATCGAGCCCGACCCGGCAAACTTCGAGGACTGCAACGGCCACGGCACCCATGTCGGCGGCACCGCGGCCGGCACCACCTACGGCATCGCCAAGGCCGCGACGGTGTACGGCGTCCGCGTGCTCGGCTGCAGCGGCAGCGGTCCGACGTCGGCGATCATCGCGGGCATCGACTGGGTGGCGGAGAACGCGAGCATGCCCGCGGTGGCCAACATGAGCCTCGGCGGCGGTGCCTCGACCGCGCTCGACGATGCCGTGCGCAATGCGGTGGCGGCCGGCGTGGTCATGGTGGTCGCCGCCGGCAACGACGATGCCGACGCCTGCGGCGGTTCCCCGGGCCGTGTCGACGAGGCCATCACGGTCGGCTCGACCACCGTCAACGACGATCGCAGCAGCTTCAGCAATCTGGGAAGCTGCGTCGACATCTTCGCGCCCGGCAGCGACATCACCTCCGCCTGGCACGACGGCGATGCCCAGACCAACACCATCAGCGGCACGTCGATGGCTTCGCCGCATGTTGCCGGTGCGGCGGCGCTGCTGCTCGACGAGGCCGGCGATCCGGCGGGCGTGTTCGACGCCATCGTGGCGGATGCCACCAGTGGCGCGCTCAGCGCGATCGGCGCCGGGTCCCCGAACCGGCTGCTCTACGTGCGACCGGAGTAG